Proteins found in one Planococcus citri chromosome 2, ihPlaCitr1.1, whole genome shotgun sequence genomic segment:
- the LOC135837210 gene encoding methyl farnesoate epoxidase-like: MVVCFALIILLIICALALANQKPKNYPPGPLWLPFLGCFLQIRNIYVKKRYYHFVWAQMQQIYGSIVGLKLGMNKVIVVSGYEAVQQVMVKNDFQGRPDGFCFRLRTLGKRLGVVFVEGSFMKEQRRFCLSQLRLFGWGKTQMNDIVTKEAIEVVNSIKTECQRGPIQVEQLFDVSTLNTIWTMIASDRFSLDDEKLRKLVYLVHEGFRLLDMSGGPLNQMPFIRYVAPKKSGYTSIIAIIAELVDFLKDVVKKHQELQGDSFINTFLQEVNNNKSNKDSTFTENQLLAILMDFFMAGTETTSNTLSFIIHYLVKYPQVQEKIHAEIDKALSPQQIPTMEDREKLVYLEATIMEVQRHGSPVPIAIPHKAIQDTELMNYSIPKDTIVLPSIWSVHMDEDYWKDPHVFRPERFIDSKGKIIQHTHFMPFGIGKRRCIGEILAKTTLFIFLSAILQNFKLESNSDEDFTAKVLDGVTLALAPFQVKFIPRK; encoded by the exons ATGGTCGTGTGTTTCGCGCTAATTATCTTGTTAATAATCTGTGCTTTGGCATTGGCCAATCAAAAGCCTAAAAATTATCCTCCGG GTCCTTTATGGCTTCCTTTTCTCGGgtgttttttgcaaatacgGAACATATACGTGAAAAAACGATATTATCACTTTGTATGGGCCCAAATGCAGCAAATTTACGGTTCCATAGTAGGCTTAAAACTGGGAATGAATAAAGTTATCGTCGTTTCTGGTTACGAAGCAGTTCAACAGGTGATGGTTAAGAATGATTTTCAAGGGAGACCAGACGGATTCTGTTTTCGTTTACGTACCCTCGGTAAAAGACTGG GTGTAGTTTTCGTAGAAGGTTCGTTTATGAAAGAACAAAGGCGGTTTTGTCTATCTCAACTTCGACTCTTCGGATGGGGTAAGACGCAGATGAACGATATCGTAACCAAAGAAGCTATAGAAGTGGTCAATTCAATTAAAACTGAATGCCAA CGAGGCCCAATCCAAGTTGAACAACTCTTCGACGTGAGTACTTTGAACACGATATGGACCATGATTGCTAGCGATCGGTTTTCATTGGACGATGAAAAGTTACGAAAACTCGTGTATTTAGTTCACGAAGGGTTTCGATTGCTGGATATGTCCGGTGGACCTCTCAATCAAATGCCATTTATTCGCTACGTGGCTCCGAAGAAATCCGGATATACTTCTATAATAGCCATTATCGCCGAACTGGTGGATTTCCTGAAG GACGTTGTCAAAAAACATCAAGAGTTACAAGGCGACAGTTTCATTAACACTTTCCTTCAAGAAGTAAACAACAACAAAAGCAACAAAGATAGCACGTTTACAG AAAATCAGCTATTGGCAATACTAATGGATTTTTTCATGGCTGGCACGGAGACTACTAGTAATACATTATCATTTATAATCCATTACCTAGTAAAATATCCTCaagttcaagaaaaaattcacgcTGAAATAGACAAAGCTTTGAGCCCTCAACAGATTCCTACAATGGAGGATAGAGAAAa ATTGGTATATTTGGAAGCGACTATAATGGAAGTACAGAGACATGGAAGCCCAGTTCCAATCGCTATACCTCATAAAGCTATTCAGGATACCGagttgatgaattattcaataCCTAAA GACACAATTGTATTACCGAGCATATGGAGCGTTCACATGGACGAAGATTATTGGAAAGATCCTCACGTCTTCAGACCGGAACGTTTCATAGACTCCAAAGGTAAAATAATCCAGCACACCCACTTCATGCCGTTTGGAATAG GAAAACGAAGATGCATCGGGgagattttagcaaaaactacGTTATTCATATTCCTATCAGCGATACTTCagaatttcaaacttgaatcGAATTCAGATGAAGATTTTACTGCCAAGGTTCTGGATGGTGTTACTCTAGCTTTGGCTCCATTTCAAGTTAAATTTATTCCTCGAAAATGA